From Rana temporaria chromosome 7, aRanTem1.1, whole genome shotgun sequence, the proteins below share one genomic window:
- the LOC120945477 gene encoding LOW QUALITY PROTEIN: tropomyosin alpha-4 chain-like (The sequence of the model RefSeq protein was modified relative to this genomic sequence to represent the inferred CDS: deleted 1 base in 1 codon), translating to MAGLNSLEAVKRKIQALQQQADDAEDRAQTCQRDLDTERDMRGKAEGEVAALNRRIQLVEEELDRVQERLATALQKLEEAEKAADESERGMKVIENRAMKDEEKMEIQEMQLKEAKHIAEEADRKYEEVARKLVILEGELERAEERAEVSELKCGDLEEELKNVTNNLKSLEAQSEKYSEKEDKYEEEIKILTDKLKEAETRAEFAERTVAKLEKTIDDLEDNLANAKEENMGMHQVMDQTLLELNNL from the exons ATGGCAGGACTCAACTCCCTGGAAGCGGTGAAGAGGAAGATCCAGGCTCTGCAGCAACAGGCCGACGATGCTGAAGACAGAGCGCAGACTTGCCAGAGGGATCTGGACACAGAACGGGACATGCGGGGGAAAGCTGAAGGAGAAGTAGCTGCCTTGAATCGTCGAATCCAGCTTGTAGAAGAAGAATTGGATAGAGTTCAGGAACGTCTAGCTACAGCTTTACAGAAACTGGAAGAAGCAGAAAAGGCAGCTGATGAGAGCGAGAGAGGTATGAAGGTAATAGAGAACCGAGCAATGAAGGATGAGGAAAAAATGGAAATTCAGGAAATGCAACTCAAAGAAGCCAAACATATTGCAGAGGAAGCAGATCGCAAATATGAGGAGGTGGCTCGTAAATTGGTCATTCTTGAGGGTGAGCTGGAGAGGGCAGAGGAGCGCGCCGAAGTGTCTGAACTTAAGTGTGGTGATCTAGAAGAAGAACTGAAAAATGTAACGAACAACTTAAAATCTTTGGAAGCTCAATCTGAAAAGTATTCTGAAAAAGAAGACAAATATGAAGAGGAAATAAAGATCTTAACAGACAAACTAAAAGAGGCTGAAACC CGGGCTGAGTTTGCAGAGAGAACAGTTGCCAAACTAGAAAAGACTATTGATGATCTTGAAGACAACTTGGCTAATGCCAAAGAAGAAAATATGGGAATGCATCAAGTTATGGACCAAACGCTACTTGAACTCAACAATTTATAA